A stretch of Alphaproteobacteria bacterium DNA encodes these proteins:
- the pseB gene encoding UDP-N-acetylglucosamine 4,6-dehydratase (inverting) yields MFKTDSRRFTKIFPEGSFKDKTILVTGGTGSFGKAFVQACLDRLDLKKLIIFSRDEQKQFDMHEEFSTHPKHSILRYFIGDIRDIDRLDMAMRDVDHVIHAAALKHVPIAEYNPFECIQTNVQGTQNVVMASLRNKVQKVIIISTDKAVNPVNLYGASKLSAEKIMIASNHLSGTIKTRFSVVRYGNVVASRGSVIPLFKRFIERGEKFLPITDPRMTRFWLKLEEGVDFVLSSLNLMRGGEIFVPKIPSMKVSDMARWMAPHLEHKVIGIRPGEKLHETLLTQNEASYTMDLKDRYIVQPFSIFDDHLTFDPKTSQKVDDDFCYSSDQNPTFLDINDLPKLMQGMAA; encoded by the coding sequence ATGTTTAAGACTGATTCAAGACGATTTACAAAAATATTTCCTGAAGGGTCTTTTAAAGATAAAACAATCCTTGTAACAGGCGGTACAGGCTCATTTGGAAAAGCTTTTGTGCAAGCTTGTTTGGATCGACTCGATTTAAAAAAACTGATTATTTTTTCACGCGATGAACAAAAGCAATTTGATATGCATGAAGAATTTTCGACACATCCAAAGCACAGTATTTTGCGTTATTTTATTGGCGATATCAGGGACATTGACCGCTTGGATATGGCCATGCGTGATGTAGATCATGTGATACATGCTGCAGCATTGAAACATGTGCCGATTGCTGAATATAATCCTTTTGAATGTATTCAGACAAATGTTCAGGGTACACAAAATGTCGTGATGGCGTCATTACGTAATAAAGTTCAAAAAGTTATCATTATTTCAACAGATAAAGCTGTTAATCCTGTTAATTTATATGGTGCTAGCAAATTAAGTGCTGAAAAAATAATGATTGCATCCAATCATCTAAGTGGCACGATTAAAACACGTTTTTCTGTTGTCAGATATGGCAATGTTGTTGCATCACGTGGAAGTGTTATTCCTCTTTTTAAACGTTTTATAGAGAGAGGTGAAAAATTTCTGCCTATCACCGATCCACGTATGACACGTTTTTGGTTAAAGCTTGAGGAAGGTGTTGACTTTGTTTTATCTTCCTTGAATTTAATGCGCGGTGGTGAAATTTTTGTGCCTAAAATTCCGTCTATGAAGGTAAGTGATATGGCGCGTTGGATGGCACCGCATTTGGAACATAAAGTCATTGGTATAAGGCCTGGTGAAAAATTGCACGAGACTCTTTTGACACAAAATGAAGCGTCTTACACAATGGATCTAAAAGATAGATATATTGTTCAACCATTTTCTATTTTTGACGATCACTTAACTTTTGATCCTAAAACGTCGCAAAAAGTGGATGATGATTTTTGTTATTCAAGCGATCAAAATCCAACTTTTTTGGACATTAATGATTTACCAAAATTAATGCAGGGAATGGCCGCATGA
- the mazG gene encoding nucleoside triphosphate pyrophosphohydrolase, with the protein MDHHPIEKFVSIIKALRHPETGCPWDLKQTPQSLVPHLIEETYETVEAIETKKPVDIKEELGDLLLQIVLQAQLADEKNEFNFNDIVENVSAKIIRRHPHVFEKSQNLTADEVALNWQKIKQTEKKDVPAQKGILSDISAHQPAHLEILKIQKKISSLGFKFEKIQQVLAKTQEELNELVHEINIKADEEKILGELGDLFASVIGIAQFLHLDPEHAMRKCARKYRTRFEEAYLLATLEGQDFNTMNLDEKENYWKKAKKNKG; encoded by the coding sequence ATGGATCATCACCCCATAGAAAAATTCGTTAGTATTATCAAGGCCCTTAGGCATCCTGAAACAGGATGTCCTTGGGATTTGAAACAAACACCCCAAAGTCTTGTGCCACATCTTATTGAAGAAACTTACGAAACTGTTGAAGCGATTGAAACGAAAAAACCCGTAGATATTAAGGAAGAATTAGGCGATCTTTTACTTCAAATTGTTTTACAAGCACAACTTGCTGACGAAAAAAATGAATTTAATTTTAACGATATTGTTGAAAACGTATCTGCCAAAATAATCAGACGCCATCCTCATGTTTTTGAAAAATCGCAAAATTTAACGGCTGATGAAGTTGCCCTCAATTGGCAAAAAATAAAACAGACAGAAAAAAAAGATGTGCCAGCACAAAAAGGCATATTGAGCGATATTTCAGCTCACCAACCAGCACATTTAGAAATTTTAAAAATTCAAAAAAAGATAAGTTCATTAGGATTTAAATTCGAAAAAATTCAACAAGTTCTTGCCAAAACACAAGAAGAACTTAATGAATTGGTTCATGAAATCAATATAAAAGCTGATGAAGAAAAAATTCTCGGCGAATTAGGTGATCTTTTTGCAAGCGTTATTGGTATTGCTCAATTTTTACACCTTGACCCTGAACACGCAATGCGAAAATGCGCACGTAAATATCGTACACGTTTTGAAGAAGCCTATCTTTTGGCAACACTTGAAGGTCAAGATTTCAACACGATGAATCTTGATGAAAAAGAAAATTATTGGAAAAAAGCAAAAAAAAATAAGGGATAA
- a CDS encoding tetratricopeptide repeat protein, with product MLNYAPFLNKLTYLGVFEKIGVIHEILPSLDEKLHINYIQDLTKAIDHAEKIKNILLNENALEGLSEKELTQCITPFTEFFVQHNMPELATHFLIKSIDLYPHQSQLYAILSDVFIKMNLLDDATTALREATTRAPQTPEYWLIAANICCQQGEFQAAIKCLEQVFELQPLGLQAKRILARIFVQLDLWDQADIVLQDILSQHPNDADTLYEKGLMNLRRGNLEGFKDFEKRSECTDFPTHIFPQLQKNKKWQGEPLKDKKILIVNDLNAPYFFLFASLFQGIIEESKHCTIEANQDSLSLLARSFNSTSFITSEQIEINTKKYHLFGQKTLIEHDYWVQLGDLAQYRLNNYAAHLTLPALKPAPQRLEYWQNESKHLNNRLKVGINPELYRFLNPFWEKWEPLFKQSNIDFFALTHDINLELKPNYGIHPCPYPQDASSEEKSAFLSQLSFVITPFSHEANLAALLGVEVIQLTKVEEWSTLGQTESPFFKNNMHILPYSLSASFDVQIPQLVAKTIEVIQKNGSSPHRKIR from the coding sequence TTGCTCAATTATGCCCCTTTTTTAAATAAATTAACCTATCTTGGTGTTTTCGAGAAAATCGGTGTTATTCACGAGATTCTTCCCTCATTGGACGAAAAATTACACATTAATTATATTCAAGATTTAACCAAAGCTATTGATCATGCCGAAAAAATTAAAAACATCTTACTCAATGAAAATGCATTAGAAGGACTTTCAGAAAAAGAACTAACACAATGCATTACCCCCTTCACTGAATTTTTTGTACAACATAATATGCCTGAACTTGCGACGCATTTCTTAATTAAAAGTATTGATCTTTATCCCCATCAATCGCAATTATATGCCATCCTTTCTGATGTTTTTATAAAAATGAATTTACTTGATGATGCGACGACCGCCTTACGTGAAGCAACAACACGCGCGCCACAAACACCTGAATATTGGTTAATAGCGGCGAATATTTGCTGCCAGCAAGGTGAATTTCAAGCAGCCATTAAATGCCTTGAACAAGTTTTTGAACTTCAACCCCTAGGATTGCAAGCCAAACGTATTTTAGCACGGATTTTTGTTCAGCTTGATTTGTGGGATCAAGCCGATATTGTTCTACAAGATATTTTATCGCAACATCCAAATGATGCTGATACCTTATATGAAAAAGGACTCATGAATCTTCGTCGTGGCAATCTAGAAGGCTTCAAAGATTTTGAAAAACGATCAGAATGCACTGATTTTCCAACACATATTTTTCCACAATTACAAAAAAATAAAAAATGGCAAGGCGAACCCCTAAAAGACAAAAAAATCTTGATTGTAAATGATCTTAATGCACCTTATTTTTTTCTTTTTGCATCACTTTTTCAAGGCATCATAGAAGAGTCAAAGCATTGTACGATTGAAGCAAATCAAGATTCATTAAGTCTTTTGGCGCGTTCTTTCAATAGCACAAGCTTTATCACATCTGAACAAATTGAAATTAATACCAAAAAATATCATCTTTTTGGACAAAAAACCCTAATTGAGCATGATTATTGGGTGCAACTTGGTGATCTAGCACAATATAGACTTAACAATTATGCAGCACATTTAACATTGCCCGCTTTAAAGCCTGCACCTCAACGACTTGAATATTGGCAAAATGAGTCAAAACACCTCAATAATCGCCTTAAAGTTGGCATCAACCCAGAATTGTATCGTTTCTTGAATCCTTTCTGGGAAAAATGGGAACCCTTATTCAAACAATCCAATATAGATTTTTTTGCACTCACACATGACATAAATCTTGAACTTAAACCCAATTACGGCATTCATCCCTGTCCTTATCCTCAAGATGCAAGCAGCGAAGAAAAATCAGCTTTTCTAAGCCAATTATCTTTTGTTATTACGCCCTTCTCGCATGAAGCCAATCTTGCAGCATTATTAGGTGTAGAAGTCATTCAACTCACAAAAGTTGAAGAATGGAGCACCTTAGGCCAAACTGAAAGCCCCTTCTTTAAAAACAATATGCATATTCTACCCTATTCCCTTAGCGCTTCTTTTGATGTACAAATTCCTCAGCTTGTTGCAAAAACAATTGAGGTTATTCAGAAAAATGGATCATCACCCCATAGAAAAATTCGTTAG